Proteins co-encoded in one Neofelis nebulosa isolate mNeoNeb1 chromosome 2, mNeoNeb1.pri, whole genome shotgun sequence genomic window:
- the LRRC8D gene encoding volume-regulated anion channel subunit LRRC8D, whose translation MFTLAEVASLNDIQPTYRILKPWWDVFMDYLAVVMLMVAIFAGTMQLTKDQVVCLPVLPSPVNSKAHTPPGNADVTTNIPKMEAATDQDQDGRTTSDISFGTSAVTPDIPLRATYPHTDSTVSNQETKKEKKDPTGRKTNLDFQQYVFINQMCYHLALPWYSKYFPYLALIHTIILMVSSNFWFKYPKTCSKVEHFVSILGKCFESPWTTKALSETACEDSEENKQRITGAQTLPKHVSTSSDEGSPSASTPMINKTGFKFSAEKPVIEVPSMTILDKKDGEQAKALFEKVRKFRAHVEDSDLIYKLYVVQTFIKTAKFIFILCYTANFVNAISFEHVCKPKVEHLTGYEVFECTHNMAYMLKKLLISYISIICVYGFICLYTLFWLFRIPLKEYSFEKVREESSFSDIPDVKNDFAFLLHMVDQYDQLYSKRFGVFLSEVSENKLREISLNHEWTFEKLRQHVSRNAQDKQELHLFMLSGVPDAVFDLTDLDVLKLELIPEAKIPAKISQMTNLQELHLCHCPAKVEQTAFSFLRDHLRCLHVKFTDVAEIPAWVYLLKNLRELYLIGNLNSENNKMIGLESLRELRHLKILHVKSNLTKVPSNITDVAPHLTKLVIHNDGTKLLVLNSLKKMMNVAELELQNCELERIPHAIFSLSNLQELDLKSNNIRTIEEIISFQHLKRLTCLKLWHNKIATIPPSITHVKNLESLYFSNNKLESLPVAVFSLQKLRCLDVSYNNISAIPIEIGLLQNLQHLHITGNKVDILPKQLFKCVKLRTLNLGQNCITFLPEKIGQLSQLTQLELKGNCLDRLPAQLGQCRLLKKSGLVVEDHLFDTLPLEVKEALNQDINIPFANGI comes from the coding sequence ATGTTTACCCTTGCGGAAGTTGCTTCACTTAATGACATTCAACCAACTTACCGAATCCTGAAACCATGGTGGGACGTGTTTATGGATTACCTGGCTGTCGTTATGTTGATGGTAGCCATCTTTGCGGGAACCATGCAACTTACCAAAGATCAGGTGGTCTGCTTGCCGGTATTGCCATCTCCTGTAAATTCAAAGGCACACACCCCACCGGGAAATGCCGACGTTACCACCAATATCCCCAAGATGGAAGCAGCCACTGACCAAGACCAAGATGGGCGGACGACAAGTGACATTTCCTTTGGCACATCTGCTGTGACACCTGACATACCTCTCAGAGCCACATACCCTCACACAGATTCGACAGTTTCAAAtcaggagacaaagaaagagaagaaggatcCAACAGGCCGAAAAACAAACTTGGATTTTCAGCAATACGTATTTATTAATCAGATGTGTTACCATCTGGCCCTTCCGTGGTATTCTAAGTACTTTCCATACCTTGCTCTTATACATACTATTATTCTCATGGTCAGTAGCAACTTTTGGTTCAAATATCCAAAAACATGCTCAAAGGTAGAACATTTTGTTTCAATATTAGGAAAGTGCTTTGAGTCTCCGTGGACTACTAAAGCATTGTCTGAGACAGCATGCGAAGACTCGGAGGAAAACAAGCAGAGAATAACAGGTGCCCAGACTCTACCAAAGCATGTGTCTACCAGCAGTGATGAAGGGAGCCCCAGTGCCAGTACCCCGATGATCAACAAAACAGGCTTCAAATTTTCAGCCGAGAAGCCTGTGATCGAAGTCCCCAGCATGACCATCCTTGATAAAAAAGATGGGGAGCAGGCCAAAGCCCTGTTTGAGAAAGTAAGGAAGTTCCGTGCTCACGTGGAAGACAGTGACTTGATCTATAAGCTCTATGTGGTCCAAACATTTATCAAAACAGCCAAATTCATTTTTATCCTCTGCTATACTGCAAACTTTGTCAACGCAATCAGCTTTGAACACGTCTGCAAGCCCAAAGTGGAGCACCTGACTGGTTACGAGGTATTTGAGTGCACCCACAATATGGCTTACATGCTGAAAAAGCTTCTCATCAGTTACATATCCATTATTTGTGTTTATGGTTTTATCTGCCTCTACACTCTCTTCTGGTTATTCAGGATACCTTTAAAggaatattcttttgaaaaagtCAGAGAAGAGAGCAGCTTCAGTGACATTCCAGATGTCAAGAATGATTTTGCGTTCCTTCTACACATGGTAGACCAATATGACCAGCTGTATTCGAAGCGCTTTGGTGTGTTCTTGTCAGAAGTCAGTGAAAATAAACTTAGGGAAATCAGTTTGAACCACGAGTGGACGTTTGAAAAACTCAGGCAGCACGTGTCCCGCAACGCCCAGGACAAGCAGGAGCTGCATCTGTTTATGCTGTCAGGCGTGCCCGATGCTGTCTTTGACCTCACAGACCTGGATGTGCTCAAACTTGAACTGATTCCGGAAGCTAAAATTCCCGCTAAGATTTCTCAGATGACTAACCTCCAAGAGCTTCACCTCTGCCACTGCCCTGCAAAAGTGGAACAGACTGCTTTTAGCTTTCTCCGAGATCACTTGAGATGCCTTCACGTGAAGTTCACCGATGTGGCAGAAATTCCTGCCTGGGTATATTTGCTCAAAAACCTTCGAGAGTTGTACTTGATAGGCAATTtgaactctgaaaacaataaGATGATCGGACTCGAATCTCTCCGAGAGTTGCGGCACCTTAAGATTCTCCACGTGAAGAGTAACTTGACCAAAGTTCCCTCCAACATTACAGATGTGGCTCCGCATCTTACAAAGTTAGTCATTCACAATGACGGCACTAAACTCTTGGTACTGAACAGCCTTAAGAAAATGATGAATGTCGCCGAGCTCGAACTTCAGAACTGTGAGCTGGAGAGAATTCCCCATGCTATTTTCAGCCTCTCAAATTTGCAGGAACTGGATTTAAAATCGAATAACATACGCACAATTGAGGAGATCATCAGTTTCCAGCATTTAAAACGACTGACGTGTTTAAAATTATGGCATAATAAGATTGCCACCATTCCTCCCTCCATCACCCACGTCAAAAACTTGGAGTCACTTTATTTCTCTAACAACAAGCTCGAATCCTTACCGGTGGCAGTGTTCAGTTTACAGAAACTCAGATGCTTAGACGTGAGCTACAACAACATTTCAGCGATTCCCATAGAAATAGGATTGCTTCAGAACCTGCAGCATTTGCATATCACCGGGAACAAAGTGGACATTCTGCCAAAACAGTTGTTCAAATGTGTGAAGTTGAGGACTTTGAATCTGGGGCAAAACTGCATCACCTTCCTCCCCGAGAAGATTGGTCAGCTCTCCCAGCTCACTCAGCTGGAGCTGAAGGGCAACTGCTTGGACCGCCTGCCAGCCCAGCTGGGCCAGTGTCGCCTGCTCAAGAAAAGCGGGCTTGTTGTGGAAGACCATCTTTTTGACACCCTGCCACTCGAAGTCAAAGAAGCATTGAATCAAGACATAAATATTCCCTTTGCAAATGGGATCTGA